In Chanodichthys erythropterus isolate Z2021 chromosome 9, ASM2448905v1, whole genome shotgun sequence, a genomic segment contains:
- the mapre1a gene encoding microtubule-associated protein RP/EB family member 1a isoform X2, protein MAVNVFSTSVTSENLSRHDMLTWINESLQMSHAKIEQLCSGAAYCQFMDMLFPSCIPLKKVKFQAKLEHEYIHNFKLLQASFKKMGVSKIIPVDKLVKGKFQDNFEFVQWFKKFFDANYDGKEYDPAAARQGQEMAANQSPAAAATANKPRKPSAAPQRSAAAPKSAPKTAPAAMRGAGTGAGDEEKGALTQTINDLKATIADMEKERDFYFGKLRNIELICQEKEGEGDPTLQKIVDILYATDDGFVIPEDEAGEPEEF, encoded by the exons ATGGCTGTGAACGTGTTCTCAACATCAGTGACAAGTGAAAACCTCAGCCGCCATGACATGCTCACATGGATAAACGAGTCTTTACAGATGAGCCATGCCAAGATCGAGCAACTGTGCTCAG GTGCTGCTTACTGTCAGTTCATGGACATGCTGTTCCCATCATGCATCCCACTGAAGAAAGTCAAATTCCAGGCCAAACTTGAACATGAATACATCCACAATTTCAAACTTCTTCAAGCCAGCTTCAAAAAGATGGGTGTCAGCAAA ATTATTCCCGTTGACAAGCTTGTGAAGGGCAAGTTCCAGGACAACTTTGAGTTTGTGCAGTGGTTTAAGAAGTTCTTTGACGCAAACTATGATGGGAAGGAATATGATCCGGCGGCAGCTCGACAGGGACAAGAAATGGCAGCAAATCAGagtccagcagcagcagccacGGCTAACAAGCCAAGGAAACCTAGCGCAG CTCCACAGCGTTCAGCCGCAGCACCCAAATCTGCACCAAAGACGGCTCCAGCTGCAATGCGAGGTGCAGGGACAGGCGCTGGTGATGAAGAGAAAGGAGCACTTACTCAAACG ATAAATGACCTGAAGGCCACCATTGCTGACATGGAAAAGGAAAGGGATTTCTACTTTGGCAAACTGCGAAACATCGAGCTCATCTGCCAAGAGAAAGAGGGTGAGGGTGATCCTACTCTGCAAAAGATTGTGGATATTCTCTATGCCACAGAC GACGGTTTTGTAATTCCAGAGGATGAGGCGGGCGAACCAGAAGAGTTTTGA
- the mapre1a gene encoding microtubule-associated protein RP/EB family member 1a isoform X1: protein MAVNVFSTSVTSENLSRHDMLTWINESLQMSHAKIEQLCSGAAYCQFMDMLFPSCIPLKKVKFQAKLEHEYIHNFKLLQASFKKMGVSKIIPVDKLVKGKFQDNFEFVQWFKKFFDANYDGKEYDPAAARQGQEMAANQSPAAAATANKPRKPSADTGITPAVKPMAPVAPQRSAAAPKSAPKTAPAAMRGAGTGAGDEEKGALTQTINDLKATIADMEKERDFYFGKLRNIELICQEKEGEGDPTLQKIVDILYATDDGFVIPEDEAGEPEEF from the exons ATGGCTGTGAACGTGTTCTCAACATCAGTGACAAGTGAAAACCTCAGCCGCCATGACATGCTCACATGGATAAACGAGTCTTTACAGATGAGCCATGCCAAGATCGAGCAACTGTGCTCAG GTGCTGCTTACTGTCAGTTCATGGACATGCTGTTCCCATCATGCATCCCACTGAAGAAAGTCAAATTCCAGGCCAAACTTGAACATGAATACATCCACAATTTCAAACTTCTTCAAGCCAGCTTCAAAAAGATGGGTGTCAGCAAA ATTATTCCCGTTGACAAGCTTGTGAAGGGCAAGTTCCAGGACAACTTTGAGTTTGTGCAGTGGTTTAAGAAGTTCTTTGACGCAAACTATGATGGGAAGGAATATGATCCGGCGGCAGCTCGACAGGGACAAGAAATGGCAGCAAATCAGagtccagcagcagcagccacGGCTAACAAGCCAAGGAAACCTAGCGCAG ACACAGGCATCACACCTGCAGTCAAGCCAATGGCCCCTGTTG CTCCACAGCGTTCAGCCGCAGCACCCAAATCTGCACCAAAGACGGCTCCAGCTGCAATGCGAGGTGCAGGGACAGGCGCTGGTGATGAAGAGAAAGGAGCACTTACTCAAACG ATAAATGACCTGAAGGCCACCATTGCTGACATGGAAAAGGAAAGGGATTTCTACTTTGGCAAACTGCGAAACATCGAGCTCATCTGCCAAGAGAAAGAGGGTGAGGGTGATCCTACTCTGCAAAAGATTGTGGATATTCTCTATGCCACAGAC GACGGTTTTGTAATTCCAGAGGATGAGGCGGGCGAACCAGAAGAGTTTTGA
- the gpr173 gene encoding probable G-protein coupled receptor 173 has product MANGNASSDGPGNPLAAVVSTTGGMMGGAPSSAVSTYVKLVLLGLIICISLVGNLVVSLLVLRDRALHKAPYYFLLDLCLADTIRSAVCFPFVLVSIKNGSAWTYSVLSCKVVAFMAVLFCFHAAFMLFCISVTRYMAIAHHRFYSKRMTFWTCVAVVCMVWTLSVAMAFPPVFDVGTYKFIREEDQCIFEHRYFKANDTLGFMLMLAVLILATHVVYMKLLLFEYKHRKMKPVQMVPAISQNWTFHGPGATGQAAANWIAGFGRGPMPPTLLGIRQNLHNQNRRLLGMEEFKAEKQLGRMFYVITLFFLVLWSPYIVACYWRVFVKACTIPHRYLSTTVWMSFAQAGVNPIICFFLNKDLKKGLLAHLPPCCRTPPQLPREPYCVM; this is encoded by the coding sequence ATGGCCAACGGAAACGCAAGCAGTGATGGGCCTGGGAACCCCTTGGCGGCCGTGGTGTCCACGACAGGTGGCATGATGGGTGGAGCACCTTCTTCAGCTGTGTCTACCTATGTGAAACTCGTCCTTCTGGGGCTGATCATCTGCATCAGCCTGGTGGGCAACTTAGTGGTATCCCTGCTGGTGCTAAGGGACAGAGCCCTACACAAGGCACCCTACTACTTTCTTCTGGACCTTTGCCTTGCCGACACCATCCGTTCGGCGGTCTGCTTTCCCTTCGTGCTGGTGTCCATCAAGAACGGCTCGGCCTGGACTTACAGCGTGCTCAGCTGCAAGGTGGTGGCCTTCATGGCCGTCCTTTTTTGCTTCCATGCTGCCTTCATGCTGTTCTGCATCAGCGTCACACGCTACATGGCTATCGCCCACCACCGGTTCTACTCTAAGCGAATGACCTTCTGGACATGTGTGGCGGTGGTATGTATGGTCTGGACGCTGTCGGTCGCCATGGCATTCCCGCCCGTCTTTGACGTCGGCACCTACAAGTTTATCCGCGAAGAGGACCAATGCATCTTCGAACATCGCTACTTCAAGGCCAATGACACATTAGGCTTTATGCTGATGCTGGCTGTGCTAATCTTGGCCACTCACGTGGTGTACATGAAGCTTCTGCTGTTCGAATACAAGCACCGAAAGATGAAGCCGGTCCAAATGGTTCCAGCCATCAGCCAAAACTGGACCTTTCACGGACCTGGAGCCACAGGCCAGGCGGCCGCAAACTGGATAGCAGGGTTCGGCCGTGGCCCAATGCCTCCCACTTTATTGGGCATCAGGCAAAACTTGCACAACCAGAACAGACGCCTGCTAGGCATGGAGGAGTTTAAGGCCGAGAAGCAGCTTGGCAGGATGTTCTATGTCATCACCTTGTTTTTTCTGGTGCTTTGGTCCCCGTACATTGTGGCCTGTTACTGGCGGGTCTTTGTGAAGGCATGCACCATCCCGCACCGGTATCTGTCTACTACCGTGTGGATGAGTTTCGCCCAGGCTGGCGTGAACCCCATCATCTGCTTTTTCCTCAACAAGGACCTGAAGAAGGGTCTGCTGGCCCACCTGCCTCCCTGTTGTAGAACTCCACCTCAACTGCCCCGTGAGCCTTACTGTGTCATGTGA
- the si:dkey-16n15.6 gene encoding organic solute transporter subunit alpha — protein sequence MRKEDNCTFMGGGIPLSSEFFKVIKNDLWLFLLPAVFAVLLLALFMEEIGFFLRHVPSQRRRNLSLWILGIYPVFGMTSIIALYVPRSSSLCNFIASLYHSITLLKFMGLIKDFFGGKIRMLEALAGEKVSPNPFPCCCCCCLPLFDINKTSVGWMMAAVLQLSVVRTILFFLTLVLWTDEQYKYGDVNSVTLNMYVNAIIAVSTFLSFYGYLLFYKATKRALPGYSLRAKFICIIVVLVLCGLQSGILETMGALNVIPCTPPFSDLFRSQLIYHYSVIVEMFCISLFAHHTFRKVEPCQDEGEEMEIDVIRVLNEKAIQTEDELPIAVQLSSQEDEPCHSNLGYNSDSEDSLCKIEHAPLDRFTFPLQHRQQTAAHLEKVYTSPPENSMSVELPTITVSAEINHIDSGDVTVV from the exons ATGAGGAAGGAGGACAACTGCACGTTCATGGGAGGTGGGATCCCTTTGTCATCTGAGTTCTTTAAAG TGATCAAGAACGATCTCTGGTTGTTCCTCCTTCCTGCTGTGTTTGCCGTGCTGCTGCTAGCTCTCTTCATGGAGGAGATTGGCTTTTTTCTGCGTCATGTCCCCTCTCAGCGGCGTAGAAATCTCAGCCTATGGATCCTGGGAATATATCCA GTTTTCGGAATGACATCTATCATTGCGCTATATGTTCCACGCTCCTCATCTCTGTGCAATTTCATTGCATCTCT ATATCACTCCATTACACTCTTGAAGTTCATGGGTCTTATCAAAGACTTCTTCGGTGGAAAGATCCGCATGCTGGAGGCTTTAGCAGGGGAGAAGGTGTCTCCAAACCCCTTCccctgttgctgctgctgctgtcttCCTCTCTTTGACATCAACAA GACCAGTGTGGGGTGGATGATGGCTGCTGTTCTTCAGCTCTCTGTGGTCAGAACAATCCTGTTCTTCCTCACTCTTGTCCTCTGGACAGATGAACAGTATAAGTATGGGGAT GTTAATTCGGTTACTCTCAACATGTATGTCAATGCCATCATTGCCGTATCCACGTTTCTGTCCTTCTATGGCTACTTGCTGTTTTATAAAGCTACAAAAAGGGCATTGCCTGGATACAGTCTTCGAGCCAAGTTTATTTGCATCATTGTTGTCCTGGTCCTTTGTGGACTACAAAGTGGAATTCTAGAGACCATGGGTGCGCTGAATGTCATCCCCTGCACTCCTCCCTTCTCTGACCTGTTTCGTTCTCAat TAATCTACCACTATTCTGTAATTGTGGAGATGTTCTGCATCAGCCTCTTTGCACATCACACATTCCGGAAAGTTGAACCCTGTCAAGATGAGGGTGAAGAAATGGAGATTGATGTCATAAGAGTTCTCAATGAAAAGGCAATTCAGACAGAAGACGAGCTGCCAATTGCTGTGCAGCTCTCCTCTCAAGAGGATGAGCCATGCCATTCTAACCTTGGATACAACAGCGACAGTGAAGACAGCCTCTGTAAAATTGAACACGCACCACTGGACCGCTTCACTTTTCCCTTACAGCACAGACAACAAACTGCAGCACACTTGGAGAAAGTATATACTTCACCACCTGAGAACTCCATGAGTGTGGAGCTGCCGACAATTACTGTCAGTGCTGAAATTAACCATATTGACAGTGGTGATGTTACTGTTGTatag
- the suv39h1a gene encoding histone-lysine N-methyltransferase SUV39H1-A — MAQYSKDCRVSCKLSWEDLQALCRRKRLVCKQLNVTKNNFNDYEVEYLCNYKKHKGREFFLVKWKGYAESENTWEPLKNLKCPILLHQFREDMKAALLQASEPLDSASLSAPVVSILLQKAKQRMKLKKWEDLMNQTCRHKGRIFVCNEVDLDGPPKNFTYINDNKLGKGVDVNTVIVGCECDDCISQPIDGCCPGLLKHRRAYNDSRQVKVMPGVPIYECNSMCRCGPDCANRVVQRGIQYDLCIFKTANGRGWGVRTLQRIYKNSFVMEYLGEIITTEEAERRGVVYDRQGVTYLFDLDYVEDVYTIDAAHYGNISHFVNHSCDPNLQVYNVFIENLDERLPRIAFFAKRGIKAGEELTFDYKMNIDPVDAESEKMDSDFSRAGFEGSPIKRIHIECKCGVKNCRKYLF, encoded by the exons ATGGCGCAATATTCGAAAG ATTGCAGGGTGTCTTGTAAACTTTCATGGGAGGACCTCCAGGCTCTGTGCCGAAGAAAAAGACTAGTTTGCAAACAGCTGAATGTGACAAAGAACAACTTTAATGACTATGAAGTGGAGTATCTGTGCAACTACAAAAAACACAAG GGTCGAGAGTTCTTCCTGGTGAAGTGGAAGGGCTACGCAGAGTCAGAAAACACATGGGAAcccctcaaaaaccttaaatgCCCAATACTCCTGCACCAGTTCCGAGAAGACATGAAGGCAGCTCTACTTCAGGCCAGTGAACCGCTCGATTCAGCATCTTTGAGTGCCCCCGTTGTTTCCATCCTCCTCCAGAAGGCCAAACAACGTATGAAGCTTAAAAAATGGGAAGACCTCATGAACCAGACCTGCAGGCACAAGGGCCGCATATTTGTTTGTAATGAGGTCGACCTGGACGGACCTCCTAAAAACTTCACCTACATTAATGACAATAAGTTAGGGAAAGGAGTGGATGTGAATACAGTGATAGTGGGGTGCGAGTGCGATGACTGCATCTCTCAGCCGATCGACGGCTGCTGTCCAGGGCTTCTGAAGCATCGGAGAGCGTATAATGACAGTAGGCAGGTGAAAGTTATGCCTGGAGTACCCATCTATGAGTGTAACTCCATGTGCAGATGTGGTCCTGACTGTGCAAACAGGGTTGTGCAGAGAGGTATTCAGTATGATCTGTGCATCTTCAAAACAGCAAATGGCAGAGGTTGGGGAGTGCGGACGCTACAGAggatttacaaaaatagcttCGTTATGGAGTATCTTGGAGAG ATCATCACCACAGAGGAAGCAGAGAGGAGAGGAGTGGTGTACGATAGGCAAGGAGTCACCTACCTGTTTGATCTGGACTATGTGGAGGACGTCTACACCATCGATGCAGCTCATTATGGAAACATCTCTCACTTTGTCAACCACAGC TGCGATCCAAACTTGCAGgtatataatgtttttattgagaACTTAGATGAGCGACTTCCCAGAATTGCATTCTTTGCAAAACGAGGGATCAAAGCGGGAGAAGAGCTTACCTTTGACTACAAGATGAACA TTGATCCAGTAGATGCAGAGAGTGAAAAAATGGACTCAGACTTCAGTCGGGCTGGATTTGAAGGATCACCCATCAAGCGGATCCATATTGAGTGCAAATGTGGAGTGAAGAACTGCCGGAAATATCTGTTTTAA